tcacaatatttaaattcctaACATTCATCAGGTCAACCATTTTAAGTACCACAGCCAATACATCCAGCACAATATACCCAATACACATAGTACAGTCTACCTTAGTTACTTTCTTCTCCctttttatagatttaattgTTCCTCATCTTAAACTACCTATGTTATGTATATTCTATACAtgcatatttattatattttagataataaaataaaaattgtggaattatcagaaaaatttatatttatgttgtCTTACTTCCTTTACTTAATGTTTCATTAACAAGGGCTGTACCAGTAAAAGACCTTACAATAGTTTTCACAAATACTAAACAgctaaaaaagaatttaattttattataattattatatataatacaaatatacaacataattatataaaatattaccttAGTAGAGCAATTATCCCGGCTGGCATTATTTTACCAGTATTATAATAACGATAACCCATAATTCCACCAAGAAGTGAAGTTGCTGCTATAGAAACTCTAATGTTTGTGGGATCTTGAGAAGTTTGATAAGCTCCATAGCCCAAAACGGATCCAAAGATAAGTCCAGCTCCCAGAGAAGGAAttgattctttaaaaaatcacataatttttattttttaagaaattattttctattaattgctttttaatgaataaaaatcatatgATAAAGAATCAAATATGAAAAGTAATTAATCAAAGatgatacaaataattttataagtaaattatataaataatataaacttaCGGGCTTTTACATAACCAAGTACACCACCAGCCGCTACTGTAGCGGCATATATATATCCAAGTATGTCAGCAGGCATTTTTTATTgcacaattataattttatcattaataaatttactttttacagTCTATTCTGTTACTGCATAGACTTCAGtgaattataaatactaagcagaatgtatttattttttgcacATCACCGATAGCCGTGATGCATTCATTTTATAGAGtggttttttaatttttctattacaacgACTGTTGCGCTATCTGTTAcacttaaaattttattaatatactaaGTGGATACGTAGATACTGTAGGTACCAATGAAATACCGTATCTATGTTATTAATCTTATTGCTTGATTTAAGTCTATTTTTGAGTACCACCAATTGTATTTTACCAACCAAAACCAATTATACATTATGTCTGCAATAAGAatatcgtaattaaaatttaatgtcTTATTTAATTTGCTTCGATAACTGAATTCTATCAATCTAACATTGCATTTTATGTTTGTAGAACTACAcatattgaaaatgtaaattcgaTGTGTGTACATTAGAATTTGTAATGggcgtaaataaaattataaaattggtaACTTCTTGttgttaaacaaattatatcacttttattatacaaaaatttaatcataAATGATTGTAATAATGATGCTCGAATGTATAATTgcataatgtaatttataaaactcaAATTCTGCTTCACACATCATGTaaatatacgtacaattatatatacatatatatgatgtatatataattgtacaaaGAAATATGTTCCAGGCAACTGTTTACAATTACATAATCTGTAATTCTAGAATGctaattacgtaattatgaGTGTCTAACAAGTGCATTTTTACGCAGATAGCCTGAAAGCAACTCGTGCTTAACAAACTTTAAGAATGGTTCGAATAATATGATGTTTGTAGTACAAATTCAGAAAGCCACATGCATGTGTGTATATAAATTCTTCCATGCTggaattttattgatattatctCTAGATTTAAAATTGCCTAGTCAGCCACGTCATCTACGATTAAATTCATCGTAAGCAAGTGATCGTTGATTACGATCTATGTCATTAGTTTTCGTAATACTTTTAGTTAGTCATCTGCAACGCGCTTGCTAACATTCTTTGCGATTTTGTACCATACTATGTTATCTCAAAATATATTAGTTCGAACTGGAAATATACTTTCCTTAAAtgaagcaaaagcaaaagcaagtCAAAATCCTACAGATGAGGTCagtttttgaattttcaatgataAAACTTATGAATTAAGTCTTCCATATATCATAATCAGGATCATAATTCTCGAGGTTATGTCTCTATTAAAGTTgagtaaaatattgtatttatgatAGATTACAGgtatctttttgtttttcagttaattgaaacgttaaaaattatacttcgAGACAATGAAGGCACTGGCGAAAATCCATTAATTGTATGACCACTTCTTACTTGTTGTTTAATGTTTTTGGAGAATGCATCGTTATAATGAAAAGTTActtatttttagattcaaGGTGTAGAAGACAATGCTTTGCAAGATATCAATAGAGAAGATGTTAAGATAACTGTGAAGGTATTTATTTCATCAGCTGATGTAAACCTACTGAAAGAGGCAGTAGATCAAGGTATGAgctataatttcttatttccagattgtattttaaataatgttctgttgcatataatttcttttcagtttgtagttttctaaatataaatgCAATTGAATCTTTAGTAATTGCTTATTCAAGCAAGGAAAGTCCAGAAGAATTATTAGAATCATTGAAACACCTATGGACTGGAGTAGAAGAATATGTGAAAATTGGCAAATTATCAAGTGTTGGTTTAAGTGATCTCAACACAAATACGTTTATTGACCTATTTCAATGggcaaatgtaaaattatcagtttatattttcttttaatgtttaattttatagtgTTATGTCTATTCTATATTACCTTTATTTGAACAGATAAAGccaaatattgtacaaattagTTTAGCTACATGTTGTGTTGTACCACCAGCTTTGCAGACATTCACTAAAGAAAATGATGTGCAATTATTAACACATAATGATCCTGGACGTAAGTGTACTTTGATacataaagtaaataataataaaataaataacatgtCATCCAATATTAAGCATTTTTACTTACAGAAATTCTACCTCAAGAAGATCTAAATGGAATATTCAACGctaatacaaattcatattggATTACAAGATAccaaattcatttaaaatgtCGTGGTATTTTATCTTCAAAGGGTTACCTAATATATGTTaacaaaaaaacgaaataatattatatttttgaccATATCAAAAAAATGTctataattcaaattataataGTGCTTATATTCCAATGATATTGTGTTAacttttacattataatacgCATATAAAACATTCGTTTaactttttctaaaaaaatgttttgttttcagtaattatcaaaattgttAATTGATATTGTTGATTTATCTGTAAACATTAGGAGGTCAATGCATTTTTTCAATCATTGGATTTTCTAtgcatatttatgaaaataaatatttagttagTATAATTAGAACAATGTGTTTTACATTACTCTTCGATTTCACTCattttctcgaatttttaattaataattttcttggGGGCTCCATACCATAgaatattacatatgtaaatatattggAATATATGGAATCTTagacataaatataaatttccgcTAGTAGCTTCTGAGCACAAAAGTAAACACAAAACTGTAAAAGCTGCGTAAAGGCGGTGAATAGCGTTGGGCATGCGCAACATTTGAAATTGGAGGGAGACTTTCCTTAAATAgagatacatatgtatagttAATGTCCGTAGTTATCGAAACGAAAGCTACAATGTATCGCATTAAACTGAAGtcaaacgtaattaaaattttatcttattaaaatttttattcggttGCTATAAAAAGTTGCTTCAAAAGctataaaaagtgaaaaatatactTCCCAAAAGTACTTCATTTATTAATCATTAACATTGATTGTTAGCAATTTTAGGACTTACTTCGCTTGTAATACATTTGAAAatgctaattttcaaattatataaaattcaaaattcggTCATTTTCGAAAATCAAAATACAAACTTTCAATATCTTTCtaattacatatatcttatacaaccaaattcttaaattatatatttgttaagtatattttataaaatttttgcaTTCAGAATGTTTGTTCCTGTAATCTATCTATGCTTTCAATAACttaattttcgatattaattaaaaaaaagaaagtataacaaatagaatcaataaaaataaaaagacatatatatataaatgtagaaTCGTGTACGTAGTTGTTTATTTGAAAGAGGCTCTCTCTTGTATTTAACCAAGTTCGCAACCATCGCTAGCGGTAGCCGATCAGGAGTCCACTAGGCAGCGAGGACACAAGGAATCTTTGGTTTTATGTGTGTGTCCCAACTTCGTCGTCGTAGCCGCCGCCACCGcggtcgtcgtcgtcgtcgcagGCCAGCTCGATATATGCGGGCCGATTTTTCGTTTTGCCACCGGCTTGCTGCTGCCTTCGGATCTTTCCCTTTCCTGCGCGTTCTGTTACTCTGCTCCCGCTCTGTGGGCCCTTTTGCGTTAAGCCGCACCGCGTGGCACACACGGGGACAACGAAACGATGGGATGAGACGGGATGGGTCTGGACTTCGGAGGACTGCGGATAGCGTAAACGTTTCTCTCCTCTCCTTCAgttctttctctcgctctccTTTCCTTCTTTACCCTTGTCTCCTTCGTCCTCCTCCTTGCTCCTTTTCCACAGCACGCACACCTTTCTGCGTTCATCATTCTGCCCTCTCTATTCTGCACACGATCTATCGCCTCTACTCGAGCACATTCGACACTCGTtgcgtctctctctctttctctttttttccctctcacccttctctttcgttcctttactcttctctcttttataAACATCGCTTTCGGGATTGGTCTCTTTCCAATGCTTTCCCGTCTTGCTGGTCACTGCAAAGCGGGCGGGGTATGCGAACGCCGCGATACTATGTTATGCCTGCGGACCGCGGGTCTGACATACTTTGTATGTTAATGCCACATAATGTCGGTTTTGTTCCTCTTTTCAGCATTTATTTGTTCGGGTCTTCGGAGCTTTAGCAGGGGCGAGCACGAACCATAGTTCGTACCGCGCCTCCAATCGCTCGGCTATTTCGTGATCGGACTTAACGACtcgctctttttttttttgggcAAAAGATCCCTTGCGTCATCGATACGCGCTTATCGAAATTGATTCGGAAGATATAGAGCATCTAGGAGAGATTGGCGTTCCATTTCGCCAACACATTGACTATATCAGCAGCACGCCCATTTGTGGCGagttaaatatagaaatatttatttagtcCTCTTGCtgactaattaaaaattaagctTCCCTTATCAGCTACGGGCGTTATCAGTCTTCAATTTATAatctttcttaaatttttcttctggAATTCCCAACTTGTGAACCTGTCAAGAtactgttcttttttcttctcgagTGGAAACACGTCAAATCCACTCAATTGCGTCATATTTCACGATCTAGGGAATCAGCGCATCAAAAGATCGCGCTAGAGCCAACGCAACATTTCATCGTTGCATAATTATGCAATTTGCGTAAGCCACCACTGGTTTCAGCGAAATCCGGCTTTCTGATAAAGAATCTCATCAGAGATGATGCAAATTCTCGAACTTTACCAGGGAACAGAGTTAGTTTGCATTTCTACAACTTGTTGTGTCTTTCTCACGCGGTGTTGCTaacttttcattttactttaaatCAGTCAAATCATATCCGAGTAACCGTAGGTAATAAATCACATTGAAAACATTAACCTCTAATTGTTTGCgtcagaataatttaattaatatacgaCTTTGACCATTcattcattctttttttttctattcacCACCATTaatcatattaaaaaaaaaagaatgatatatattgaatattgagAAGATCTGTGATAAAACTATGAAAACCTCGTTGGCTGTTATAAATAACCAGAATACTCATTTGAAGGAATTAGATTAAAGACATTAGgcaataaaaagattaaagacATAGATTTATTATCTGGGAATGATTAATAACATCTTGTGTCCCATCTACATAACTTCTTAATCCGTAAATTGGAAGAACTTGTATCAGCTCTATCGTAAGAATACTTTCAAACGGTCAATAACATAATCAATGTTCCAAGGTTCACGACATCATTGTGTAATATTGGTAATATTCTATCAACAATACATATTGATCCTTGTAATTGGGAACCTTGGAATATCGGCAGTGTGTATCGATAGTCTAAGGATATCCGAAGAAATTTTCCATCCTACGCCTAATAATTCtcattaattatgtataaaatgtttcgcttaaatatatttataatatctcgAAATTATGTGTAGATAAAGTTTCACTCGAGAAACAACGTTTCTATGCAcaagtttaaaaataagatagaTCAATTGTATATCTATGAAATCAACAGAAATTAATGTTAACAGTATAAGCTAAATTAGCAATATCGATCAAGTTTCCTGGCAAAGAGTATCGCTGCCTCTTATTTCCTAAGCAACGCGTCCgtatcgaaaaaaaaacggtAGCCGTCATAAATTTCTCGTTGGACGAATTAGCCGGTGGTGGTGGGCTCAGCATCGATTACCGAGAGTAGCCACTAGCCACATGCTGCATGTAATATAGACCTGTTGGAACGCGATGCCGCGTTGACAGGTGATGCAGTCGCGGAATTGCCTCTCGCATCGAGCGCATCTCACGGTGTTCGTGAGCAAAGTGCCTGGCCGTTGATGTTTTCGCTAGCACACGGGTCGGCCACGGTTTGAGGtagagacagagagagggaGGTGGCGAAAGAGAAGGAGTATCGAACGACAAAGGGAGCGAGAGCGAAAGGGTAGAGAATCAAAGTGTACTGGCGGAGGAACACAGAAGCGGCAGAGAGAACGGCAGTAGCGAGTAAACGCAAAAGCGCCCTCGCTCGCTCCCGCGCGATGCAAAGACGGGGTATAAATAAGCGGCTGTCGTTTGCGGAAGCAGAAAACGGGCAAAAGGacagaaataaagaagaagtCGCAGAAGAAAGGGAGGCAGTGACAGAGAGAGGAATAAATAAGCCGGACCGGAGGAGAGCGAGAGGACAGGCAAAAGTAGGAGCTGGAGCAGTAGCAACGGTTCCACCGTTGACTCCCTCTTGCCGCTTCAACGACCAACGTCCCGATCTACTACTTTTGCGGTGTACGACCGTCCTCGCATTGAAAACTTTTCAGCCTGTGTCCTGCCTCCTCTACGAACGCGGCAGGTGTACTTCTGTCTCGTTATCCGGAAGGCCTCTTCCTCCGCGACAGCGACGCGTTCGAGTAGAAGTCGTAGATCACTTGGACGATGTTTCGAATGGATTTTAAAGGACAAGTGATTTTGTCGTGGGAGGAACGGGACGGCAGATCCATTTAACGATCTTCGTAACGTTAATGAATGTATTAGGGCGGTAAATGAAAGAGTGTCCGGAGCAAGAGGAGTTGCATGCCGGTGAATAGTGGCCCCGCGCATACTTTGCTAATGTATATTCGTGCAGAATAGTTtgacttaaaaaagaaaaggaagataaaatgataattatgtataaatctTGCGTAGGTAAATATTTGCTACCGGTTCTATgtaacagaaaaaagaaacggttCTTCCGGTGTTGGCGATTTCTAGTAGAAATCCAGCTTCAGCGCTCGGATCTGCTGGTATCGTTGCGGGTTATCCACGGCTGGATCTAGATACTATTCATGCTAAGCCGCGTATCTGCATACGCATCGAGACACTTTTCGAAAGCACGTTACGCAGCCGCGCAGTGGCACCACGTGCATACGAGAGGCAACCTGCATCCTCATGTGTACGGTGGACGAAGCGGTTCTCGTATGTACacgtacacacatatatatacacacatatgcACATGCGCGTTGCCCGTATGCTGGCTGTGAAACAGAACACAACAGAACAGAACAGAACAGAACAGAGCAGAACAGAACAGAACAGAACAGAACAGAACAGAACAGAACGGAACGGAACGGAGCAGAGCGGAACCGAATGAAACGGAACAGAAGCGAACGCAGTAGAGAAGCGCAGGCTGACTGCACGGCCGCAGCATGTTTATTGGCGCATCTTGGAGTCTTAAATCTTTATGTTGTCTCCTCGACGGGGTCTGCTATCTCCCTGTCCCATTGGCGGGGTGGGAGGAGAAGGGAGAATCAGCACAACCACGGAAGGGGTGAGAGGGACGAGAAGAAAGAGGGAACGAGCCGGTATAGCCGTAGGTAAGCGAGACGAAGGAACGGATGAgtaacaaaaagaaacgaaaagagacGAGGGAAGGAACGAGAGGGAAGGAAATCGGGAGAGATATATCTCTCGAGTTGCGGTCGCGAAATCGAGTCAAGAGTCGGACAACCAACGACCAAGACGCATCCACTGCATTACGCACACAGAAGCCGCGATCTTAACGTGCCTCTAGAAATGGTCGTTTGCAGTTGTACAGAGAAAACCCACGTGGTAAAGGAACCGGGTAGGAATTATTAATGGCCGTAGGTGTTACGAGCGCGAAGATTGCCGCTTTTAGCCAGATGTGATAGAAATTGCATCATATCAGATTGACTCAACGCGTACCTACCCCTGGTTCCCCTGCTTTTACATGTTGCAAGTCGATTGCAATTGGCAGCATTTCGTAATAGGTTGTACAATAAATCGACGAATATTGCGTTCATAGTTGTCATAATCTAATCGTAATTCGATTCCTatgaaattcttcggcttgttAGATAATCATGCCTTCTAGTAGTCAGATACTAGACGCGCAAAGTGATAGAATCGAAGTTATAAAAACTAAACTGTATCGAGACATATTCGACTCATagttgaatgaaaattaatcgttttCAGAAGAAGAACCACTGTTGTGAGTTAACAATTTGAAGAGATACAGTTCTTCTGCGACGTAATTGCGAGTGCACTCATAGCAATAGCGTAATGCGATGAAtgttatgtttaaaaatattgagaagAATTGAACAAATATCTAAGATGCTGGAGTATTCTTTGGAAGAGAGACAAGTATccttgatatttaattaataaaacatttttgttaaatcgaagaaaactGAATCTTAAAGTAGATAGGAGGATTAAATTTGATACAAGATATATATTGACTGAATTGtaattgtaagaaattaaaaacattccAGTAGTTAGAAGTTGGCATAATCGACGCTCATTGATAAGAGGAAATGGTTAACATATTTTGTTACCTTAATTAACTAGGGGAAGTGGAATACCATGCGAATAATCGTTTCTACGCGTTCCGTAATAATGATCGTGGAATCtcgtaaaatacaattaaCTACGAAATCAATATACTGTATCGATCTCTGTGAATAATGCAGTTTATCGTGTTTTAATCATGTGACAGGATATGTTaaagtagaaatttataaGCTTGATTGATTATTCACTTTATCAAGCACGAAGTTTCCGTTatgtaaattgtaatatcAGTATCGAGATACGAAACGGTACGCGAACAGTGCCTTTTTATAATACCGAAAATTTTGCATCCTATTGGTTGTCGTATAAAAAGAACAGTCGCATACTATTTGCATTAGATAATTTGAATAACGCACGAAAACGAATAAACATAATTTCTCCTCACGCTAAtgtgaaatatgaattttacgaTCAGTGGAGAACTTTCTAAATTATTGCAGTAAGAAAGACGTCAAGCTGAAAAGCGTTCTTTCGGTAGGGGGTGTTTGTTGCCATCTCTGACGAACGTTGTACGACTCCCACATGCATACGCGTGTAGCGCACGAATGCATACTTCTTTACCGTACGTGCAGTTCCTATCCCCGGTATACGTAAAGAAACGTGGGCGTGAAGGTACTTTCGTGCACTGCTGCTGACATAACAGTGGGTAAGAAACTAACAACGATAGAGTGTTATCAGCAGCGTCGAAGGCGGTGGTAAGTTTATGGCTGATACGTGCCGTTTATCGGTCTATGCTACGTTTAGTTAATTAAATGGCACTGCGAACGCATACTCCTACTATCAAGGAAGTATACACACCGCGAGCCAATGCGAAACAAGCGTAGGAAATGGGAAAAAGGAataagataaagaaagagCAACGAGTAATACGTCCGCTGCGTGTTGAATGGCGCTCTATGAATACGCatgttgtatatatatacgtctGGATTTCCCCTTAATTTGCAAGAGGTGGCGCCACCGCAAATAAATAGCTACGATAACGGTTTGATATTGATTTAAGAACTTAAGTgtcaatttctttctatttataatgCGACTCATTGCTCTTGTATCGTGAACTTTGAACATTCGTGTTTGACAAAAAGAATAAATCTAATCTTCGTGACTGGCAATATTGTCTGACGGATGTATtctatctattatattttagtcatagatttctctaaaaaatCCATTCCTCGATTTACGCAaacaacaaattattttctatggtgtctattttatttacaacatATTAACAAGTCGTAAGTTCTTATTTGATTGTATTAATTCCAAATACGTTGCTTTAATTCTGATCAGTTTTAGTTTACTTGTGGGGAGCACATTAACCTTACTCGCATAATACTGACTACGATTAAAAATGAAGTTTTGCTTCGTTCGAAAAGAAGAGATTGCTTTAGTGTAAAATACGAACATTAACaacgaatatgaaaaatttattctgaTCTTTCtagattttcattattttctcgTGCAACTTACATTGacgtttttcttaaatattcccctcttttttccatttatgtGATCTACATGTAAGAAACTACGTGTTAGAGTAAGAAACAATATGTTTAACTCCGCGTAAATCGTTACGCCAGTATATCAGTTACGCACGTATTTAGAACTGTATTAAGACAATACTTGTGGTTTTTCAGGTATCTGCGCTTAGAAAAAGGACCGCTATGTCCAGGAATTGTCGGAACAAAACGCAACGCCTTATTAAGAAAACGATTGAAACCCGAAGATGAGTTGTTCGCAAGCCAAAGTAATTATAACTCCattcaacaaattttattgctaAAGCAATTTGTTCGATTGACGCTTGTTCCacataattttatcaattttctttactttctgtCTCATGGAGTCAGTTGATTTAACAAATCAGCAGCTACATATCAAAAGCTATCACAACTACGTTAAAGCATCAAAATACACTTATCTCAACAAACATGTTAAATAATGCGCAGCTAATACGTAAGTATCGTGAGGGGAAGAGACCTTACACAAAGTAATCGAAGTCGTGTACGGGCGGAGAACAAGTTGAGTAGAAAGAGCGAAGCGGAGGGTTGATGTAGCCAGGAAGAAATTCCTGGTATCGGGCCGTGTGCGCGGTGGACTTTGACGATCCCTTAAGTGAAATATCATCGACAATCACTCACGTGAGATCTTTATCGGCTGGTAACGTGATCTCTGACCCCACCAAACTCGGGAGCAGTTTTATGCGAGCTCCCGCGGCGCGTGAATATACACCCGGTGGGTGCTGTTGCTCCGTGAAGGAAGAAGACCTGGTGAGATCGCTGGAAGATCGAAGCAGGAATGTAACGCGGTCCGTGGGCTTCGGGATGGCTGGAATCACAGAAAAGTATTCGGTCGGGTTCGCGTGGAAGCCACGGCACGGCGTTCCGCACGCAGGAACGCGACTGCCAATAAATAAGCTTCGGCATTTCGCGCGCGATTCGCGCGTCTTATCGAGCCACTCGGCCCGCTGCTGAGGATGGGGTTACTTCCGATCCAGTCGATCGAATCGATGCTCCTTATCTGCGTACACAGCAGCTCCGGTGGAGAGCTCTTTCGCTcgagaaacaaaaacaaccTAACCCTTTGGGAATTATGCGAGAACGTCGTACGTTTGTTCGTTGCACGAACTTGAGTGTCGAGAGCGAGTAAATTGATGATACACCCGTAAAGAAAGCTGTATCGGTATTTTGCATATTGTCGCGCTggatatttgttcttttaaggagaaggagaagtaGTTGTTGGACGtaggaaaaattgaattgtaTCAAATAATTGCAATAGCATTTATTTAGACAATTATATCGTTCTATGGAGtacttaaataaattagaatttattaataaataaattagaatgtCATCTTAAAGatgctatattttaattacttggAGGAATATGTTATAATACGCCATGTATGGATGAAAAGCGCTAAttgaaaaagttaatttaCTGCTACTGGACATTACAATTATCTAAACTATAAGAAAATACGAAGGAAGAAACTTACTTAGTAATGCTACCTAATATAGggcaaatgtaaaatatgtagaaattaattatatatacagagAAACTATCGTatggaaaatggaaatttcaataggagaagaaaagataCATATTCCAAGGAAAGTAGGAAGAGTATGACACAGAGAATAGCCTAGAATACtttatgaaagaaaagtaTAAAGAGATAGTGATTATCATATAACAAATCATTAAAGAATACAAATGTTggctatattttataataaataagagacagaatagaaattgtagaaaatgcTCTACAAATATACTTACATgataaatctaaaataaatgtatcgaGATCTTAAGAGCACTCTCACAATCAAAgatagtataacgtatacataattataatatctgttaaataaaaaatgtgtaaaaagaATATTGCAAAAGCAATAACCGAATTTTTACTTGTATTATTATACgcataattgtaaaattcaaaatttttatcgaaacacGTAGCATGCCacgttttacaatattttttatttcattttacttaATCATTGATAGAACACTTTTCGTAAAGAAACCGTAAGAACGTTTGAAGCCAAGATTACAgtgtttctccttttttcgtAAAGGAAACGGACCGACGTTTCTGGAAAGACCCCGGCACGTTTCGAAAGATGATAATTACGCTTTTACGGTACACGGCCAAATCTACATTGTGTCTAGGAGGCGAGTTCTCTCGCGGTAAGACGTAGGAAATCGCGCAATACTTTTAGGCTCCCCGGTACACACGTTGCGAAAAAGTGAAATGTGTTGTACCATTGCGTTTCCATTGTTGTGTTCAGAAGAGACGTAAAACGGGGCAAGGTTGAACCTCTGATTGCCTGAAAAACTGCCACATCGTACGAACTAGTCCCGGATTTGTTAAATCTTACTTTAATTTACACGTTCTCATAGCTCGCCACCCTTGATCCTTGTCTCTTTCACTCCATCGAACATCGGCACAtcagaaaattggaaattttggtAGAACCTTGAATGGACAAAATTgcattagaatatttaatcaatCTTTGAAACGAATGAGACTTATATCTTATTAACGATTGCTGGTTACTGGTGATATAAATACATGACGATCTGTGTCTTTaccattaattataaattatcacgATCAttcattctttatatttatttcgtaattgtacaagaaatttcttttatcgtaGTCGATGTTCGGGTTCCTATTTGGA
This Bombus pascuorum chromosome 1, iyBomPasc1.1, whole genome shotgun sequence DNA region includes the following protein-coding sequences:
- the LOC132906646 gene encoding transmembrane protein 14C; the encoded protein is MPADILGYIYAATVAAGGVLGYVKAQSIPSLGAGLIFGSVLGYGAYQTSQDPTNIRVSIAATSLLGGIMGYRYYNTGKIMPAGIIALLSCLVFVKTIVRSFTGTALVNETLSKGSKTT
- the LOC132906634 gene encoding glutamate--cysteine ligase regulatory subunit isoform X2: MHLIETLKIILRDNEGTGENPLIIQGVEDNALQDINREDVKITVKVFISSADVNLLKEAVDQVCSFLNINAIESLVIAYSSKESPEELLESLKHLWTGVEEYVKIGKLSSVGLSDLNTNTFIDLFQWANIKPNIVQISLATCCVVPPALQTFTKENDVQLLTHNDPGQILPQEDLNGIFNANTNSYWITRYQIHLKCRGILSSKGYLIYVNKKTK
- the LOC132906634 gene encoding glutamate--cysteine ligase regulatory subunit isoform X1 translates to MLSQNILVRTGNILSLNEAKAKASQNPTDELIETLKIILRDNEGTGENPLIIQGVEDNALQDINREDVKITVKVFISSADVNLLKEAVDQVCSFLNINAIESLVIAYSSKESPEELLESLKHLWTGVEEYVKIGKLSSVGLSDLNTNTFIDLFQWANIKPNIVQISLATCCVVPPALQTFTKENDVQLLTHNDPGQILPQEDLNGIFNANTNSYWITRYQIHLKCRGILSSKGYLIYVNKKTK